The following are encoded in a window of Phormidium ambiguum IAM M-71 genomic DNA:
- a CDS encoding response regulator, which produces MQGTLSEIDIRSILQLIELGQRTGYLEVQAFRDGKFRVAEQFWIVFFLNGQIAYAADSDSSLSRLRDYLRRYNLDSAVDQLYLPAIATTNAPEYGYLWTLLETHVLTPAQGREIIQSMIQETLFDLLSLHQGSFVFEIGPALAPQLTTLEIGPLVANIMKQVQEWKQFHPHIQSPEQCPVIVESSLLRQKLPENTFKILASWADGQNSLRQLARYLNRPILPVAKAIYPYIKKGWVQLVYPSSLSTNPAPGEFPSEPKTGTHSVVFIDDGVATCKAVEHTLKQHGYAVAALSNPLKALSLVFQIKPDLILCDIIMPELDGFEICAMLRRSTAFRQTPIVMLTGKDGFIDRVKARMVGATDYLTKPFGDSELLMLVEKYIGKSDINLAKATQLSIEALEEELEQTNTPDLNVSR; this is translated from the coding sequence ATGCAGGGAACGTTAAGTGAAATTGATATTCGTAGTATTCTACAACTCATTGAATTAGGTCAACGAACGGGGTATCTAGAAGTACAAGCGTTTCGTGATGGAAAATTCCGAGTTGCGGAACAGTTTTGGATTGTATTTTTTCTCAATGGTCAAATTGCTTATGCCGCAGACAGCGACAGCAGTTTATCTCGCCTCCGGGATTATTTACGTCGATATAATTTAGATTCGGCGGTAGATCAACTTTATCTACCTGCGATCGCCACGACAAATGCACCCGAATACGGCTATTTATGGACATTATTAGAAACTCACGTCCTTACCCCAGCCCAAGGTAGGGAAATCATTCAAAGCATGATCCAAGAAACCTTGTTCGATCTGCTCAGTTTACACCAAGGTTCCTTCGTGTTTGAAATTGGCCCTGCCCTTGCCCCCCAACTCACCACCTTAGAAATCGGCCCCCTTGTTGCCAACATCATGAAACAGGTACAAGAGTGGAAACAATTTCATCCTCATATTCAATCCCCCGAACAATGCCCAGTGATTGTCGAATCGTCACTTTTACGGCAAAAATTACCAGAAAACACCTTTAAAATTTTGGCTAGTTGGGCAGATGGTCAAAACTCCTTGCGACAGTTGGCGCGTTACTTAAATCGGCCAATTCTTCCAGTCGCCAAAGCCATTTACCCATACATAAAGAAAGGTTGGGTGCAATTAGTTTATCCTAGTAGTCTCAGCACCAATCCTGCGCCAGGAGAATTTCCCTCCGAGCCAAAAACTGGTACACACAGCGTCGTGTTCATTGATGATGGGGTTGCCACTTGTAAAGCAGTGGAACATACACTCAAACAACATGGTTACGCTGTAGCTGCGCTCAGTAATCCACTGAAGGCACTCAGTTTGGTATTCCAAATTAAACCAGACCTAATTCTGTGTGACATTATCATGCCTGAATTAGATGGATTTGAAATTTGTGCTATGTTGCGACGGTCTACGGCTTTTCGCCAAACCCCGATCGTCATGTTAACCGGAAAAGATGGGTTTATCGATCGCGTCAAAGCCCGCATGGTAGGCGCAACAGACTACCTAACCAAACCCTTCGGTGACAGTGAATTACTGATGTTAGTAGAAAAATATATAGGCAAAAGCGACATCAATCTAGCCAAGGCTACTCAATTATCGATCGAAGCGTTAGAAGAGGAACTAGAACAAACCAACACACCCGACTTGAATGTTAGTCGGTAA
- the tilS gene encoding tRNA lysidine(34) synthetase TilS, producing the protein MLSSPPWTPIHAQIHRILRQRQLLPKNQNILIAVSGGQDSLCLTKLLIDLQSKWQWKLAICHCDHQWRKDSEANANHVEKLAKNWQLPFYLQVTNQELKSEAVAREWRYQALINTAQTYNFSYIVTGHTASDRAETLIYNLTRGSGADGLQSLTWQRNLTETIKLVRPLLEITRLQTAQFCADFQLQIWEDSTNEELKYKRNRIRLELIPYLKQNFNPQVEKALAQTAELLQAEVEFLESVSQEILEKATANSAIPQINCLILRSTPLAIQRRVMRQFLQQNLGFAPSFEQIEKLTALIAAPNRSCTDPFPGGTIAQVENNYIYLKKA; encoded by the coding sequence ATGCTTTCTTCCCCACCCTGGACACCAATTCACGCACAAATACATCGCATCTTGCGACAACGCCAACTCCTACCAAAAAACCAAAACATATTAATCGCAGTATCAGGCGGACAAGACTCCCTTTGCTTAACCAAATTGCTAATAGACTTACAATCAAAATGGCAATGGAAATTAGCGATTTGTCATTGCGATCATCAATGGCGGAAAGATTCAGAAGCTAACGCCAACCATGTAGAAAAATTAGCGAAAAATTGGCAATTACCCTTTTATTTACAAGTGACAAATCAAGAATTAAAAAGTGAAGCGGTGGCGAGAGAATGGCGTTATCAAGCGTTAATTAATACTGCTCAAACTTATAATTTTAGTTATATTGTGACTGGACATACAGCGAGCGATCGGGCCGAAACCCTAATCTACAATTTAACTCGTGGTAGTGGTGCGGATGGACTACAAAGTTTAACTTGGCAAAGAAATTTAACTGAAACCATCAAATTAGTTCGCCCGCTTTTAGAAATTACTCGCTTACAAACTGCCCAATTTTGTGCAGATTTTCAACTACAAATTTGGGAAGATTCTACTAACGAAGAGTTAAAATATAAACGAAATCGCATCAGATTAGAATTAATCCCTTACTTAAAACAAAACTTCAATCCTCAAGTGGAAAAAGCCCTTGCTCAAACAGCAGAACTTTTGCAAGCAGAAGTAGAATTTTTAGAAAGTGTTTCCCAAGAAATTCTGGAAAAAGCAACTGCTAATTCGGCGATTCCTCAGATCAACTGCTTAATTTTACGTTCTACACCTTTAGCAATTCAAAGACGAGTTATGCGGCAATTCTTACAACAAAATTTAGGATTTGCTCCTAGTTTTGAGCAAATAGAAAAATTAACTGCTTTGATTGCAGCACCAAATCGTTCTTGTACCGATCCATTTCCCGGAGGTACGATCGCGCAAGTAGAAAACAACTACATTTATTTGAAAAAAGCCTAG
- the hmpF gene encoding pilus motility taxis protein HmpF: MLYLAEVLQKKSGPFGGNKTDLKLLACQRGESWSGISGEEVLPLSPEEGSKYGDGALVLVEVGGNRQVQRINPGRELVGILQNFSRLQEKYKTKEEEIEQWKESLTYQAHELNRREMEIQARQEELAQMEQEVERFEEQRQEINSSREEVERLKEEIDRNRSELEGAWAHLKGEQERVKELEAQYKPQAALDDQQARQIQEILERLSQTIASPEPIREQLGWAVEALNQEQAILDQHWQQLEQQRAAATALQERVDRQASNIQSRWDDFNKAQTEIDQAKEALKIQKNSLSLKQEYAQTLSIQLRNQDELYQQVQRLAAMSSEVKISQEIDLEALERMATGELQAVTQNLKLELDKAKRFVSDQEEELEFERQAIAELQQKLQQANDQERQNLKTELADEQDRYQMLEETLVGQRRTLREREEIFSQHVKVLRRRQGIADTEVIDGQKIDLGPVLSQIESARQQQAEELQKLEREIEQMRSSIGQAQAMVDAQIQQQENQRQELQTSDQNTQSQKVSLAESWGKVRLYEEVLQQIQDKINEVRQKLEAISGLLNHVQEIGDYQFHGIAEMRKIIYSLIPSELQQLAAS, encoded by the coding sequence GTGCTGTATCTAGCAGAAGTATTACAAAAAAAGTCTGGCCCATTCGGAGGCAATAAAACGGATCTGAAACTGCTGGCTTGTCAGCGTGGGGAAAGTTGGAGTGGCATAAGTGGTGAAGAAGTGCTTCCCCTTTCTCCTGAAGAAGGAAGCAAGTACGGTGACGGGGCGCTGGTTTTGGTGGAAGTGGGCGGAAATCGCCAAGTACAACGGATTAATCCGGGGCGGGAGTTAGTGGGGATTCTGCAAAATTTCTCCCGGTTACAGGAAAAGTACAAGACTAAGGAAGAAGAAATTGAGCAGTGGAAGGAGTCGCTGACTTACCAAGCGCATGAGTTGAACCGTCGGGAGATGGAAATTCAAGCTCGTCAAGAAGAGTTGGCGCAAATGGAGCAAGAGGTAGAGCGATTTGAAGAACAAAGACAAGAGATTAATAGTTCTCGTGAGGAAGTAGAAAGGTTAAAGGAAGAAATCGATCGCAATCGTTCGGAGTTGGAAGGTGCTTGGGCGCATTTGAAGGGTGAGCAAGAGCGGGTGAAAGAGTTGGAAGCTCAGTATAAACCGCAAGCGGCGCTTGACGATCAACAAGCAAGGCAAATTCAAGAGATTTTGGAAAGATTGTCGCAAACGATCGCTTCTCCTGAGCCGATTCGGGAACAACTTGGTTGGGCGGTGGAGGCGCTGAATCAAGAACAAGCAATTTTAGATCAACATTGGCAACAGTTGGAGCAGCAAAGAGCGGCGGCGACTGCATTGCAAGAAAGAGTCGATCGTCAAGCTAGTAATATTCAAAGTCGTTGGGATGATTTCAACAAAGCGCAAACTGAGATAGACCAAGCTAAGGAAGCTTTGAAGATTCAAAAAAATTCTTTGTCTTTGAAGCAAGAATACGCGCAAACTTTGAGTATTCAATTACGCAATCAAGATGAGTTGTATCAACAAGTACAACGTTTGGCGGCAATGTCTTCGGAGGTGAAGATTAGCCAAGAAATTGATTTGGAAGCTTTAGAACGGATGGCGACTGGTGAACTGCAAGCAGTTACCCAAAATTTGAAATTAGAGTTAGATAAAGCGAAGCGTTTTGTGAGCGATCAGGAAGAGGAGTTGGAGTTTGAACGTCAGGCGATCGCAGAATTACAACAAAAGCTACAGCAAGCTAACGACCAAGAACGTCAAAACTTAAAAACTGAATTAGCTGATGAACAAGACCGTTACCAAATGTTAGAAGAAACTTTGGTTGGTCAACGTCGCACTCTACGAGAACGGGAGGAAATTTTTTCCCAGCACGTTAAGGTATTACGCCGTCGGCAAGGTATTGCTGATACGGAAGTAATTGATGGGCAAAAAATTGATTTAGGCCCTGTTTTATCCCAGATTGAATCAGCGCGTCAACAACAGGCGGAAGAGTTGCAAAAACTGGAACGGGAAATTGAACAAATGCGCTCTAGCATTGGCCAAGCTCAAGCTATGGTAGATGCTCAAATACAGCAACAAGAAAATCAACGCCAAGAGTTACAAACTAGCGACCAAAATACCCAAAGTCAAAAAGTATCTTTGGCAGAATCTTGGGGTAAAGTGCGACTTTATGAGGAAGTTTTGCAACAGATTCAAGATAAAATTAACGAAGTTAGACAAAAGTTGGAAGCTATTTCTGGTCTGCTTAATCATGTCCAAGAAATTGGTGATTATCAATTTCATGGCATTGCAGAAATGCGGAAAATTATTTATAGTTTGATACCCAGTGAGTTACAACAATTGGCAGCTTCTTAA
- a CDS encoding chemotaxis protein CheW, which produces MVGNPDFLTGKGQDQSSEFQELESPEGELHLRFYVTPTTELALPAIGIKEVLDPPPDRITPIPNASPLLLGTLNFRGRVIWVADLGQFLGESNGLNTDRPEIPVIAIEDQDTMLGLAVEQIVGMDWLDVETNFQMPNNAPDSMAPFLRGEWILDSQNNKTLQLLDQVAILRSARWAA; this is translated from the coding sequence ATGGTTGGAAACCCGGACTTTTTAACCGGAAAAGGTCAAGACCAAAGTTCAGAATTTCAAGAATTAGAAAGCCCAGAAGGTGAGTTACATCTGCGGTTTTATGTTACACCAACCACAGAATTAGCTTTACCCGCAATCGGCATCAAAGAAGTACTTGACCCGCCACCAGATAGAATAACCCCTATACCCAACGCCTCTCCCTTACTCTTGGGAACGCTCAACTTTCGGGGTCGGGTAATTTGGGTAGCTGACTTAGGGCAATTCTTAGGAGAATCTAATGGATTAAACACTGACCGCCCAGAAATTCCGGTTATTGCCATAGAAGACCAAGATACTATGCTAGGCTTGGCAGTCGAGCAGATTGTGGGCATGGATTGGTTAGATGTAGAAACAAATTTTCAAATGCCAAATAATGCACCAGATAGTATGGCACCCTTCTTGCGGGGTGAATGGATATTAGACTCTCAAAACAATAAAACTCTACAACTATTAGACCAAGTGGCGATTCTGCGATCGGCACGCTGGGCAGCATAA
- a CDS encoding response regulator transcription factor: protein MSTVLVVEDSVTQREMISDLLRESGLNVTVATDGVEALEFIQGRCPDLVVLDIVMPKMNGYEVCRRLKADPKTQNVPVVMCSSKGEEFDRYWGMKQGADAYIAKPFQPKELIGTVKQLLRG from the coding sequence ATGAGTACAGTTCTAGTAGTAGAGGATAGCGTTACCCAAAGAGAGATGATCTCCGACCTGTTACGTGAAAGTGGACTGAACGTTACAGTTGCCACAGATGGAGTAGAAGCACTAGAGTTCATCCAAGGTCGCTGTCCCGATCTAGTAGTCTTAGATATTGTCATGCCCAAAATGAATGGCTATGAGGTTTGCCGTCGCCTCAAAGCCGATCCAAAAACCCAAAATGTCCCGGTAGTGATGTGTTCTTCCAAAGGCGAAGAATTCGATCGCTATTGGGGAATGAAACAAGGTGCAGATGCTTACATTGCTAAACCGTTTCAGCCTAAAGAACTGATCGGTACAGTTAAACAACTATTACGAGGATAG
- the ccsB gene encoding c-type cytochrome biogenesis protein CcsB, with amino-acid sequence MNLVLLQNWLDNTSFAILFITMLIYWGGAAFPNIPVLPALGTAGMTIANLCIASLLGARWIEAGYFPLSNLYESLFFLTWGITTIHLIAENMSRSRLVGVVTAPVAMAITAFAALSLPAQMQTAEPLVPALKSNWLMMHVSVMMLSYSCLMVGSLLAIAFLVITRGKNIELRGSSVGTGGFRNNDYQLRRYGDLVTETAGTKVEQTAGKSQGVEYNGNGKTAVLEIAKTQPIETAVAPLSPQRLNLAEILDNISYRVIGLGFPLLTIGIIAGAVWANEAWGSYWSWDPKETWALITWLVFAAYLHARITRGWQGRKPAILAATGFVVVWVCYLGVNLLGKGLHSYGWFL; translated from the coding sequence ATGAATCTGGTACTACTCCAGAATTGGTTAGATAACACGAGTTTTGCGATTTTATTCATCACCATGCTGATTTACTGGGGTGGGGCAGCATTTCCCAATATTCCAGTTTTACCAGCATTGGGAACAGCGGGGATGACGATCGCCAACCTTTGCATCGCCAGCTTACTTGGGGCACGCTGGATAGAAGCGGGATATTTTCCCCTCAGCAACCTCTACGAATCTCTATTTTTCCTGACTTGGGGGATTACCACCATTCATTTAATCGCGGAAAACATGAGTCGTAGTCGGTTAGTAGGGGTTGTTACCGCACCCGTAGCGATGGCAATCACTGCATTTGCGGCATTGTCATTACCCGCACAAATGCAAACCGCCGAACCTTTGGTGCCCGCACTCAAATCAAACTGGTTAATGATGCACGTCAGCGTCATGATGTTGAGCTATTCCTGTTTGATGGTAGGGTCGTTATTAGCGATCGCATTTTTAGTAATTACCAGAGGAAAAAACATTGAATTACGTGGCAGTTCCGTAGGTACAGGAGGCTTTCGTAACAATGATTATCAACTGCGTCGTTACGGAGATTTAGTAACAGAAACCGCAGGTACGAAAGTTGAACAAACAGCTGGTAAATCTCAAGGAGTTGAATATAACGGCAACGGGAAAACAGCTGTTTTAGAAATAGCCAAAACTCAACCAATAGAAACAGCAGTTGCACCACTTTCACCCCAAAGACTCAACTTAGCCGAAATACTCGATAATATTAGCTATCGAGTGATTGGCTTAGGATTTCCGCTATTAACAATTGGCATCATAGCTGGGGCTGTTTGGGCGAATGAAGCATGGGGTTCTTATTGGAGTTGGGACCCGAAAGAAACCTGGGCATTAATAACTTGGTTAGTATTTGCAGCTTACCTACACGCCCGAATTACTCGTGGTTGGCAAGGAAGAAAACCTGCAATTTTAGCAGCCACAGGCTTTGTTGTAGTCTGGGTTTGTTACTTAGGAGTTAATTTACTGGGTAAAGGTTTACACAGTTACGGTTGGTTCCTATAA
- a CDS encoding four helix bundle protein — translation MSYREQFIWKRAVQLSVHCYEFTKLFPQSELYGLTSQIRRASVSVASNIAEGYGRKSKQEYIQFLHIALGSLRELDTQLIIAREVNLVDKELFLSILNEVEQMQSILVSTLNKLKY, via the coding sequence ATGAGTTACAGAGAGCAATTTATATGGAAAAGAGCCGTTCAACTTTCCGTACATTGTTACGAATTTACTAAACTTTTTCCCCAATCAGAATTGTATGGTTTAACCAGCCAAATAAGACGTGCATCTGTATCTGTGGCTTCTAATATAGCAGAGGGATACGGCAGAAAGTCAAAACAAGAATATATTCAATTCTTACACATTGCACTAGGCTCTTTACGAGAACTCGATACGCAATTAATCATTGCTAGAGAAGTGAATCTAGTCGATAAAGAGCTTTTTCTGTCTATATTAAATGAAGTTGAACAGATGCAGAGCATATTAGTTTCCACCTTAAATAAACTAAAATATTAA
- a CDS encoding response regulator, with protein sequence MITILLVDDSPTVRAMVSELLRSKGIKVIEAADGIDAMEKMQIQCPDLVITDIVMPNMNGYELCRWIKTQFQDKYIPVIMCTSKDQQFDHYWGIKQGADAYITKPFQPVDLIRAIKKLLVRS encoded by the coding sequence ATGATTACAATTTTACTGGTTGATGATAGCCCTACAGTTAGGGCTATGGTTTCAGAACTACTCAGAAGTAAAGGTATAAAAGTTATTGAAGCAGCAGATGGCATTGATGCGATGGAGAAAATGCAGATTCAATGTCCAGATTTAGTAATAACTGATATTGTGATGCCTAATATGAATGGCTATGAACTTTGTCGTTGGATAAAAACACAATTTCAGGATAAATATATACCAGTGATTATGTGTACCAGTAAAGATCAGCAATTCGATCATTATTGGGGAATTAAGCAAGGTGCAGATGCTTATATTACAAAACCTTTTCAACCTGTAGATTTAATTAGGGCAATTAAAAAACTCTTAGTTAGGAGTTAA
- a CDS encoding DUF3352 domain-containing protein — translation MRKKFQSSLILTSAAIAAIITGGAAAYWVLIQEKYASGNLPVGASLIPQDVLMALSVSTNERQWEQLREYGTLQSQAAFEQNLTKLRDRFLTTNGFNYQQHIQPWVGKQVTLAFLSPAKKTAEGKLTKQITPATESGNSESEAPEPEKQSVVMVLPIDNPLQAKQILEQQQSPFKQNQWNEREYQGVTIKETKVNDEEIYSIAVIDGKFLVISTDAKGIDRVIDTYKGAASLANTPGYNEAWQKIADNQSFANVYVNIPAAAVAATTSGQQLSPQGLAQIQQQQGLASNIILESQGIKFKNISWLKPNSQRKYQLINNADTMPQLLPANTLMMVSGGNLKQFWQEYVQGAESNPMTPFKPKEIRSAVKNFTDLDLDRDLVSWMGGEFSLSLIPANQAKKTNSESSNIGPGVVFMVKTSDRKTAEKNLDQLSAIMSDKYKFKAEKSQLANKPVVNLVSPVLGIKMSQGWLDGNIAFLTLGAPITEEIVPRPKSNLTQNELFRSTVPSELKPNNGHFFLDIERMGIDTTANLLSFLLRLSPDITTQNNLRNQLSPMQAIGVTAAVSDERSSRFDIFVKLKKVNEGGTLPAPNAPAK, via the coding sequence ATGAGGAAAAAATTTCAATCTTCTCTAATCCTAACCTCAGCTGCGATCGCCGCAATAATTACTGGTGGTGCAGCTGCTTACTGGGTATTAATCCAAGAAAAATACGCTTCAGGAAATTTACCTGTAGGTGCTTCTTTGATTCCCCAAGATGTTTTAATGGCGCTATCTGTTTCGACAAATGAGCGACAATGGGAACAGTTGCGCGAGTATGGGACATTACAAAGTCAAGCAGCTTTTGAGCAAAATTTAACTAAGTTGCGCGATCGTTTTCTCACCACCAATGGTTTCAATTATCAGCAACATATCCAACCTTGGGTAGGTAAACAAGTAACTCTAGCGTTTCTATCGCCAGCGAAAAAAACCGCTGAGGGGAAACTAACTAAACAAATTACCCCTGCTACAGAATCAGGAAATTCGGAATCTGAAGCGCCAGAACCAGAAAAACAATCAGTGGTAATGGTGTTACCAATTGATAATCCACTTCAGGCAAAACAAATATTAGAACAACAGCAAAGTCCATTCAAACAAAACCAATGGAATGAACGCGAATATCAAGGAGTAACGATTAAAGAAACGAAAGTAAATGATGAAGAAATTTACTCGATCGCAGTTATTGATGGGAAATTTTTAGTAATTAGTACAGATGCTAAAGGGATCGATCGCGTTATTGACACCTACAAAGGTGCAGCATCTTTAGCCAACACGCCCGGTTACAATGAAGCTTGGCAAAAAATCGCAGATAACCAATCTTTTGCTAATGTATATGTAAATATTCCCGCCGCCGCCGTAGCCGCAACTACTTCTGGACAACAACTTTCTCCCCAAGGATTAGCCCAAATTCAACAACAGCAAGGGTTAGCATCAAATATTATTTTAGAATCCCAGGGAATTAAGTTTAAAAATATTTCCTGGTTAAAACCAAATAGTCAAAGGAAATATCAATTAATCAATAATGCTGATACCATGCCTCAATTATTGCCAGCTAACACTTTAATGATGGTTTCTGGTGGTAATTTGAAACAGTTTTGGCAGGAATATGTCCAAGGTGCTGAATCAAATCCGATGACACCTTTTAAACCCAAAGAAATCAGAAGCGCTGTGAAAAATTTCACAGACCTAGATTTAGATCGAGATTTAGTTTCTTGGATGGGGGGAGAATTTTCTTTATCGTTAATTCCGGCAAATCAAGCAAAAAAAACGAACTCTGAATCATCAAATATTGGGCCAGGTGTTGTGTTTATGGTGAAAACTAGCGATCGCAAAACTGCGGAAAAAAACCTAGACCAACTCAGTGCAATCATGAGCGATAAATACAAATTTAAAGCCGAAAAAAGTCAATTAGCTAATAAACCAGTTGTAAATTTAGTTTCTCCAGTACTGGGAATAAAAATGTCACAAGGTTGGTTAGACGGCAATATCGCTTTTCTAACTTTGGGCGCACCAATCACAGAAGAAATTGTACCTCGACCCAAAAGTAATTTAACTCAAAATGAATTATTTCGTAGTACAGTTCCTAGCGAACTTAAACCTAACAACGGGCATTTTTTCCTTGATATTGAGAGAATGGGTATAGATACAACAGCTAACTTGTTGAGTTTTTTATTGCGACTTTCACCCGATATTACTACCCAAAATAACCTGAGAAATCAGCTTTCGCCTATGCAAGCGATCGGCGTTACCGCCGCAGTCAGCGACGAAAGAAGTAGCCGCTTCGACATTTTCGTAAAACTGAAAAAAGTCAACGAAGGAGGGACTTTACCTGCGCCGAATGCACCAGCGAAGTAG